In Amaranthus tricolor cultivar Red isolate AtriRed21 chromosome 5, ASM2621246v1, whole genome shotgun sequence, a genomic segment contains:
- the LOC130812507 gene encoding auxin response factor 18-like yields MITFMDTKDKIKETDNCLDSQLWHACAGGMVQMPTIDTKVYYFVQGHIEHANGNVDFRNFPRIPPYVLCRVEDIRYLADQETDEVYAKIRLIPVANDLDYSDEDSSVNGEVQENKPASFAKTLTQSDANNGGGFSVPRYCAETIFPRLDYSADPPVQNILAKDVHGEPWKFRHIYRGTPRRHLLTTGWSTFVNAKKLVAGDSIVFLRTENGDLCVGIRRAKRGIGGGLDTTFGWNPGSNVLNYGAFSAFLREDENRVMRNGNGVGGNVSVKGKVKMESVIEAATRAAKGQPFEVVYYPRAGTPEFVVKAGLVRAALQVRWCSGMRFKMPFETEDSSRISWFMGTTSSVQVADPVHWPDSPWRLLQVTWDEPDLLQNVKRVSPWLVELVSNMPAIHLSRYSPPRKKFRLPHHPDFPMEGQLLVPTFSGNFLGPSNPFGCLPDNSPAGMQGARHAQFGLPLSDLHMSKLQSGYFSGGFSALDHNTTLPNRPSSSLNFQKPSTNDNISCLLTIGNLNQSGKKSNVTKPHQFVLFGKPILTEQQMSLSRSGDTVSPAPTGNSSSEGNVDKAGNVSDGSGSALNQDHCSTERLPSLKENRLELDMELETGHCKVFMESEDVGRTLELTLLNSYEELCSRLANMFDIECSDILNRVVYRDRKGSSKQIGDEPFGEFVKRAKRLTILMDSSSDNIGA; encoded by the exons ATGATTACCTTTATGGAtacaaaagataaaataaaggaAACTGATAATTGTTTAGATTCTCAATTATGGCATGCTTGTGCTGGAGGGATGGTTCAAATGCCAACAATTGATActaaagtttattactttgtccAAGGTCATATTGAACATGCTAATGGAAATGTTGATTTTAGGAATTTCCCTAGAATTCCTCCTTATGTATTGTGTAGAGTTGAGGATATAAGATACTTAGCTGACCAGGAAACCGATGAGGTTTATGCGAAAATTCGATTGATTCCTGTGGCTAATGATCTTGATTATAGTGATGAAGATAGTAGTGTTAATGGTGAGGTACAAGAGAATAAGCCTGCTTCATTTGCTAAGACTTTGACTCAGTCTGATGCAAACAATGGGGGAGGTTTTTCAGTCCCTCGTTATTGTGCAGAAACTATATTTCCGCGGTTGGATTACTCGGCTGATCCACCTGTTCAGAACATTCTTGCTAAGGATGTTCATGGGGAACCATGGAAGTTTAGGCATATATATAGAGGGACTCCTAGGAGACATTTATTGACTACTGGTTGGAGTACATTTGTGAATGCTAAGAAGCTAGTTGCTGGAGATTCTATTGTGTTTTTAAGGACTGAAAATGGAGATTTGTGTGTTGGGATTCGGAGGGCAAAGAGGGGAATCGGAGGAGGGCTTGATACGACTTTTGGGTGGAATCCCGGATCCAATGTTTTGAACTATGGTGCTTTTTCGGCTTTTCTTAGAGAGGACGAGAATAGGGTTATGAGAAATGGTAATGGGGTTGGTGGTAATGTTTCGGTTAAGGGGAAAGTGAAGATGGAGTCTGTTATTGAGGCTGCAACTCGTGCTGCGAAAGGGCAGCCTTTTGAAGTTGTTTATTACCCTCGTGCTGGTACACCTGAGTTTGTTGTGAAGGCTGGGCTTGTTAGAGCGGCACTCCAAGTTCGTTGGTGTTCGGGAATGAGATTTAAGATGCCGTTTGAAACGGAAGACTCTTCTAGGATAAGTTGGTTCATGGGCACGACTTCCTCTGTTCAGGTTGCTGATCCTGTGCACTGGCCCGATTCACCTTGGAGGCTGCTTCAG GTGACATGGGATGAGCCCGATTTACTGCAAAATGTAAAACGTGTTAGTCCATGGCTTGTGGAATTGGTATCGAATATGCCAGCCATACATCTGTCTCGCTACTCGCCACCCAGAAAGAAATTCCGACTTCCCCACCATCCAGATTTTCCTATGGAAGGCCAACTTCTGGTCCCCACATTTTCCGGAAATTTTTTAGGGCCAAGCAACCCTTTCGGATGTTTACCCGACAATTCTCCTGCAGGCATGCAGGGAGCCAGGCATGCTCAATTCGGTCTTCCACTGTCCGATCTTCATATGAGTAAATTACAGTCGGGTTACTTTTCAGGTGGCTTCTCAGCACTTGATCACAACACCACACTGCCCAATCGACCGTCCAGttctctaaattttcaaaaacccAGCACCAACGATAATATATCGTGCCTACTCACGATAGGAAACCTAAACCAATCAGGTAAGAAATCCAATGTGACTAAACCACATCAATTTGTGCTTTTTGGTAAACCAATATTGACAGAGCAGCAAATGTCTCTAAGTCGTTCGGGTGACACTGTCTCACCCGCTCCTACGGGTAATAGTTCATCTGAAGGGAATGTCGACAAAGCAGGTAATGTTTCTGATGGTTCTGGTTCAGCACTAAACCAGGATCATTGCTCTACGGAACGACTTCCTTCTCTCAAGGAAAACCGCCTAGAATTAGACATGGAACTAGAAACGGGTCACTGTAAAGTTTTCATGGAATCGGAGGATGTTGGCCGTACTCTTGAGCTAACGTTGCTTAATTCTTACGAAGAACTTTGCAGCCGGCTGGCTAACATGTTTGATATAGAATGTTCCGACATACTTAACCGTGTAGTCTATAGAGACAGGAAAGGTTCATCGAAGCAAATTGGAGACGAACCTTTCGG